In one window of Agrobacterium larrymoorei DNA:
- a CDS encoding DNA/RNA non-specific endonuclease produces MAARKSSKGTRQSAKGPDMEALRRHIRAKGTEYLSDPNITSVGIGHKNGDGPICIQFTVSAKGDSVIESLLTKRIPETIEVEGQEFPTDVIQRTFHPSYKMVETEQLDDRRKRVDPIRPGVSVSHIAETAGTLGLVVFDRTTGVACILSNWHVLHGNNGRIGDTIVQPGPFDDNNVALNTAGTLLRSHLGAAGDCALARIRQRDFDRSVYGLDVVPKRMAQVELGDAVVKSGRTTAVTYGIVRRVDVMSKIDYGNSAGVQAIGGFEIGPDPDRPAEDEEISKGGDSGSAWLIADGDKPTDIFAGLHFAGEAGANTDEHALACYPASIQKKLDFVLEPSPSVADTLLPETNAPRKGYDANFLGVATPEPKLSAALKRDAVNFGDEQTIPYTHFSVCLSQSRKMARYVAWNIDGARIVKLPRVNFALDPRIDAKYQTGNEAYAANKLDRGHIARRADLCWGPVEEARQANRDSFYYTNIAPQHERYNQSARKGLWGELENLIFEQADVQDIKLSVMGGPIFADDDLAYRDVLVPRAFWKLIAYRGSDDRQRCSAFILSQSDFLNDLESLDLDPFRLYQVDLATLSQKTELDFSVLKPADVAMKPDLVTRESVPESLIAPREGLTEINSSRELLF; encoded by the coding sequence ATGGCAGCACGCAAGTCTTCGAAAGGAACCCGCCAATCGGCGAAAGGCCCTGATATGGAGGCGTTGCGGCGGCACATTCGCGCCAAGGGAACGGAATATCTCTCGGACCCGAACATTACCTCTGTCGGTATCGGTCACAAGAACGGGGACGGCCCGATCTGCATCCAGTTCACCGTCAGCGCCAAGGGTGACTCCGTTATCGAAAGTCTTCTGACCAAGCGCATCCCCGAAACGATCGAGGTGGAAGGTCAGGAATTTCCGACGGATGTAATTCAGCGAACTTTCCATCCATCTTACAAAATGGTGGAAACGGAGCAACTGGATGACAGGCGCAAGCGCGTGGACCCCATCCGCCCCGGTGTCAGCGTCTCGCATATTGCAGAAACGGCAGGCACGCTTGGCCTCGTTGTGTTCGACCGTACCACCGGCGTCGCCTGCATTCTTTCCAACTGGCATGTGCTGCATGGAAATAACGGTCGCATCGGCGATACCATCGTTCAGCCCGGGCCTTTCGATGACAACAATGTCGCGCTGAACACTGCGGGCACGCTGCTCAGAAGTCATCTCGGTGCTGCTGGCGATTGCGCCTTGGCGCGCATCAGGCAGCGGGATTTCGACCGTTCCGTCTATGGCCTCGATGTCGTGCCGAAGCGCATGGCGCAGGTGGAGCTTGGCGATGCGGTGGTAAAATCCGGGCGAACGACCGCCGTCACCTATGGCATCGTGCGTCGCGTGGATGTCATGTCGAAGATCGATTACGGCAATTCCGCTGGCGTACAAGCCATTGGCGGTTTCGAGATCGGTCCTGATCCAGACAGGCCCGCAGAGGATGAGGAAATCAGCAAAGGCGGAGATTCCGGCTCTGCCTGGCTGATTGCCGATGGTGACAAGCCGACCGATATTTTTGCCGGGCTGCATTTTGCCGGAGAGGCGGGTGCAAATACGGATGAACATGCGCTGGCCTGCTATCCCGCGTCGATCCAGAAGAAGCTCGATTTCGTGCTGGAGCCTTCGCCTTCGGTTGCCGATACATTGCTGCCGGAAACGAACGCGCCGCGAAAAGGGTACGACGCAAACTTCCTTGGCGTCGCCACGCCTGAACCAAAGCTATCGGCTGCACTGAAGCGCGATGCGGTGAATTTCGGCGATGAGCAGACCATTCCCTACACGCATTTTTCCGTCTGCCTCAGCCAGTCGCGCAAGATGGCGCGCTACGTCGCATGGAACATCGATGGCGCCAGGATCGTGAAACTGCCACGCGTGAATTTCGCGCTCGATCCGCGCATCGATGCGAAATACCAGACGGGCAACGAGGCCTACGCCGCCAACAAGCTGGATCGCGGCCATATCGCACGGCGGGCCGATCTCTGCTGGGGCCCGGTAGAGGAAGCGCGTCAGGCAAACCGCGACTCCTTCTACTACACCAACATCGCGCCCCAGCATGAACGCTATAACCAGTCGGCACGCAAAGGCCTCTGGGGTGAGCTTGAAAACCTGATTTTCGAACAGGCGGATGTGCAGGATATCAAGCTATCCGTGATGGGCGGCCCGATTTTCGCCGATGACGATCTTGCCTATCGGGATGTGCTGGTTCCGCGCGCTTTCTGGAAGCTCATCGCCTATCGTGGCTCGGATGACCGGCAAAGGTGCTCGGCCTTTATTCTGTCCCAGTCGGACTTTCTCAATGATCTGGAAAGCCTCGATCTCGATCCATTCCGGCTTTATCAGGTCGATCTGGCGACGCTGTCGCAGAAGACGGAGCTTGATTTCAGCGTGCTAAAGCCTGCCGATGTGGCGATGAAGCCTGATCTGGTGACACGGGAATCCGTGCCGGAAAGCCTGATTGCACCTCGCGAAGGGCTGACTGAAATCAACTCCAGCCGCGAGTTGCTGTTCTGA
- a CDS encoding PAS domain-containing protein, producing MPQSFPLPPLQEFFDNATVALALADAHGDNHLRLVNGQFRKLTGYSDEDVIDQNCRMLQRSSKGIRADNQEARQKIHAFLERKTISTVRTPIINFRKDGQPFVNLLFMSKLTSSSGNVSYIFASQFDVSRTRGDLLEAYNRDLDSTLGRIAPLLEGHNVIIEGSLATIANSAATIAQAKLTLAELEQNAPD from the coding sequence ATGCCCCAATCATTTCCCCTTCCTCCTCTTCAGGAGTTCTTCGATAACGCAACTGTGGCGCTCGCTCTGGCGGATGCGCATGGCGATAATCATCTGCGTCTCGTCAACGGCCAGTTCCGAAAGCTGACGGGATATTCGGACGAGGATGTGATCGACCAGAATTGCCGTATGTTGCAGAGAAGCAGCAAGGGCATCCGGGCGGATAATCAGGAGGCGCGGCAGAAAATCCATGCGTTTCTGGAGAGAAAGACGATCTCGACCGTTCGCACGCCCATCATCAATTTCCGCAAGGATGGGCAGCCCTTCGTCAACCTTCTCTTCATGTCGAAACTGACCTCCTCATCCGGTAACGTCAGCTACATCTTCGCTTCGCAGTTCGATGTCAGCCGCACGCGCGGCGACCTGCTTGAGGCTTACAATCGTGATCTGGATAGCACTCTTGGCCGTATTGCTCCTTTGCTGGAGGGGCATAACGTCATCATTGAAGGCAGCCTTGCAACAATAGCGAATTCGGCGGCAACCATTGCCCAGGCAAAGCTGACTTTGGCAGAACTTGAACAGAATGCCCCGGACTGA
- a CDS encoding chemotaxis protein CheB gives MDQRAQATDVPVVGIGSSAGGLEALREMFSAAEVPTGLAFVVVQHLDPHHESMLAELIGRHTQLTVKQCQGGERIQPDTVFIIPPGHGLSISNGRLELTNFAQPRGLRRPIDDFFISLANDQNGNAACVILSGTGADGSTGLRAVKENGGLCVVQDPQSAKYDGMPMAAAGTGLVDFIQPPDKILSCISGFFFRRTKGADSAEVSLVEDHIDDLCKTLRNSVGHDFSGYKKTTFIRRIERRMHVLDIDRAEAYLARLKSDQDECEALFRDLLINVTRFFRDKEFFDVVRDRAIRPLLESQEARDGGVRVWVPGCSSGEEAYSIAMLFAEVSRELDLPCDVQIFATDIDESMLQIARVGSYPNAALADIPLPLQERYVVPHKDRFNFVGQIRDMIRFSGHSLVKDPPFSKIDLVSCRNLLIYFDDKLQKTIMPLFHYALRPGGYLFLGPSESVGRFESVFSTLDQKARLFERKPGLPSYPIPLPGGRQETGRRSTGMDVPEGPSRGGDETVISRLLERYVPASMLLDQEGQILAAFGKLSRFFEFPVSRSNETSAASLARPGVKEQIGPLLRQAAGAQKRVIASKVNVITEFGALTTDIICDPVDENRFLLVFQETGQFTPLAESELINLEPSNGHVDALERELRSAKHRLRSATEELETANEELKSSNEEMMSMNEELQSTNEELTTVNDELKNKIEQLTVANTDLRNFFDSTNLAVIVLDRKLRVRSFTRAATDIFPLQPSDRGRPISDVASRLLTFDYAARVRSVMEDGVDYQDTVWDEDSGKTFTLRILPYRTSDGTITGATIVMTDISHAVSVESQLQREQNRHELAIEAAGIGVWEYLPDQQKFILGGSTKELLQSENDHLSLEEFLARITESDREQVSQAILQAQEERGGFNLTTELDSGNSSRWIKVFGRYVGDSETPRIIGVTVDVTAEYQLAETRDLMLNEMNHRVKNLFAMIGGILRMAGRKHETAEDLVHDVEGRILALGSAHSLASNQKRTRPVEMSELVKTILAPYEQQGDIEISSEAFPVPAICITPLTLILHEWSTNAVKYGALGQSGGRLSVDWQKDGENILLRWNETLDKPVKPTGEKGFGTVLLASAAKQLGGTIETKFEGPALQHVLTLPRLVINDTQIGSYH, from the coding sequence TTGGATCAACGAGCACAAGCCACGGATGTCCCTGTCGTCGGTATCGGATCATCGGCTGGCGGACTGGAGGCGCTCCGCGAAATGTTCAGCGCCGCAGAAGTACCCACGGGCCTTGCCTTCGTGGTGGTGCAGCATCTCGATCCGCACCATGAAAGCATGCTGGCCGAGCTCATCGGGCGTCATACGCAGCTGACCGTGAAACAGTGTCAGGGTGGCGAGCGCATTCAGCCGGATACGGTCTTCATCATTCCGCCAGGGCACGGGCTTTCCATTTCGAACGGTCGCCTAGAGCTGACAAATTTCGCCCAGCCTCGCGGCCTTCGTCGCCCCATCGATGATTTCTTCATTTCGCTTGCCAACGACCAGAACGGCAATGCCGCCTGCGTCATCCTCTCCGGTACGGGTGCCGATGGCTCCACGGGCTTGCGCGCCGTGAAGGAAAATGGCGGCCTCTGCGTTGTGCAGGATCCGCAAAGCGCAAAATATGACGGCATGCCCATGGCCGCTGCCGGAACCGGACTGGTGGATTTCATTCAGCCGCCGGACAAGATTCTTTCCTGCATTTCCGGCTTCTTCTTCCGGCGCACCAAAGGCGCGGATAGTGCCGAGGTATCGCTTGTCGAAGATCACATCGATGATCTGTGCAAGACGCTGCGCAACTCGGTCGGGCACGATTTTTCAGGCTACAAGAAGACCACATTTATTCGCCGTATCGAACGGCGCATGCATGTTCTGGATATCGACCGCGCCGAGGCCTATCTCGCGCGGCTGAAGTCGGATCAGGACGAATGCGAGGCGCTGTTTCGTGATCTCCTCATCAACGTCACCCGCTTTTTCCGCGACAAGGAATTCTTCGACGTCGTTCGTGATCGCGCCATCCGCCCCCTGCTGGAAAGTCAGGAAGCGCGTGACGGCGGCGTGCGCGTTTGGGTGCCGGGCTGCTCCAGCGGCGAGGAAGCCTACTCCATCGCCATGCTTTTCGCGGAAGTTTCCCGAGAGCTGGACCTTCCCTGCGATGTCCAGATATTTGCGACCGATATCGATGAAAGCATGTTGCAGATCGCGCGCGTCGGCTCATACCCGAATGCAGCGCTCGCCGATATTCCGTTGCCACTTCAGGAACGCTATGTCGTGCCGCATAAGGACCGGTTCAATTTCGTCGGTCAAATCCGCGATATGATCCGTTTCTCAGGCCATAGCCTCGTCAAAGACCCGCCCTTCTCGAAGATCGACCTGGTTTCCTGCCGCAACCTGCTCATCTATTTCGATGACAAGCTGCAAAAGACGATCATGCCGCTCTTTCATTATGCGCTGCGTCCCGGCGGCTATCTGTTTCTCGGGCCCTCGGAAAGCGTCGGCAGGTTCGAAAGCGTTTTCTCCACGCTGGACCAGAAGGCGCGCCTGTTTGAGCGCAAGCCGGGCTTGCCGAGCTACCCTATTCCGCTGCCGGGTGGACGCCAGGAAACTGGCCGCAGAAGCACCGGTATGGACGTGCCTGAAGGCCCAAGCCGCGGCGGCGATGAAACGGTGATTTCGCGCCTGCTCGAACGCTATGTGCCGGCCAGCATGTTGCTCGATCAGGAGGGGCAAATCCTCGCTGCCTTCGGCAAGTTGAGCCGTTTCTTCGAGTTTCCCGTGTCCCGTTCGAATGAAACCAGCGCCGCCTCCCTTGCGCGCCCCGGTGTGAAGGAACAGATCGGGCCGCTGTTGCGACAGGCCGCAGGTGCCCAGAAGCGTGTCATTGCCAGCAAGGTGAACGTCATCACCGAATTCGGCGCGCTGACGACGGACATCATCTGCGATCCGGTCGATGAAAACCGGTTCCTGTTGGTGTTTCAGGAGACAGGGCAGTTCACGCCGCTGGCCGAAAGCGAGCTCATTAATCTGGAGCCCAGCAACGGGCATGTGGATGCGCTGGAGCGGGAATTGCGTTCCGCCAAACACCGCCTGCGCTCTGCGACCGAGGAGTTGGAGACCGCGAATGAGGAGCTGAAAAGCTCCAACGAAGAAATGATGTCGATGAACGAAGAGCTTCAATCGACAAACGAGGAACTGACCACCGTCAATGACGAACTGAAGAACAAGATCGAGCAGCTGACGGTGGCGAATACGGATCTGAGGAACTTCTTCGATTCCACCAATCTCGCCGTCATCGTTCTGGATCGTAAGCTGCGCGTCCGTTCCTTCACCCGCGCGGCGACCGACATATTTCCGCTGCAGCCAAGCGACCGGGGACGGCCCATTTCGGACGTCGCCAGCCGTTTGCTGACCTTCGATTATGCCGCGCGCGTGCGCAGTGTGATGGAAGATGGCGTCGATTATCAGGATACGGTATGGGACGAGGATAGCGGCAAGACTTTCACGCTGAGAATCCTGCCCTATCGCACATCCGATGGCACGATAACCGGCGCGACCATCGTCATGACGGATATTTCCCATGCGGTCAGTGTGGAAAGCCAGTTGCAGCGGGAGCAGAACCGGCACGAACTGGCCATCGAGGCAGCGGGGATCGGCGTTTGGGAATATCTGCCAGACCAGCAGAAATTCATCCTCGGTGGTTCCACGAAGGAATTGCTGCAATCCGAAAACGATCATTTGAGCCTGGAAGAGTTTCTTGCGCGAATTACCGAAAGCGACCGCGAGCAGGTCTCGCAAGCAATCCTTCAGGCGCAGGAAGAGCGTGGCGGCTTCAACCTCACCACTGAACTTGACTCAGGCAACAGTTCGCGCTGGATCAAGGTCTTCGGGCGTTATGTCGGCGATTCTGAGACACCGCGCATCATCGGCGTAACCGTGGACGTGACCGCAGAGTACCAGCTTGCGGAAACGCGCGACCTGATGCTGAACGAGATGAACCATCGGGTGAAGAACCTTTTCGCCATGATCGGCGGTATTTTGCGGATGGCTGGCCGCAAGCACGAGACGGCAGAAGATCTGGTGCACGACGTGGAGGGGCGCATTCTCGCTCTTGGCAGTGCGCATTCTCTGGCCTCCAACCAGAAGCGCACCCGGCCTGTCGAAATGAGTGAGCTGGTGAAGACCATTCTTGCTCCTTACGAGCAGCAGGGCGATATCGAGATTTCCTCCGAAGCGTTTCCCGTGCCCGCAATTTGCATCACGCCTTTGACGCTTATTCTGCATGAATGGTCCACGAATGCGGTGAAATATGGTGCTTTGGGACAGAGCGGAGGCCGTCTCTCTGTTGACTGGCAGAAAGATGGAGAAAATATCCTGCTGAGATGGAACGAAACCCTGGACAAGCCCGTTAAGCCGACCGGGGAAAAGGGTTTTGGGACGGTTTTGCTAGCGAGCGCTGCCAAGCAATTAGGTGGTACGATAGAGACCAAATTTGAAGGCCCCGCTCTACAGCATGTACTAACTCTGCCACGTTTGGTTATAAATGACACGCAAATCGGTTCTTATCATTGA
- a CDS encoding response regulator produces the protein MTRKSVLIIEDEIFVALDLQMTFEEAGWDVAGPFASIEQSLLYLKNNSPTCAILDVRLIDGEVFPVADLLASRKIPFVFHSGHADGRKLTQQYQGSAFCQKPCLPNKLVTELEKLSELVES, from the coding sequence ATGACACGCAAATCGGTTCTTATCATTGAAGATGAAATCTTCGTCGCCCTTGACCTGCAGATGACATTCGAAGAGGCAGGGTGGGACGTCGCGGGCCCATTTGCGAGCATCGAGCAGTCTTTGCTTTACTTGAAAAACAACAGCCCGACCTGCGCTATACTGGATGTCCGCCTTATCGACGGCGAGGTTTTTCCCGTGGCGGATTTGCTGGCGTCCCGCAAGATCCCGTTCGTCTTCCATTCCGGCCATGCCGATGGTCGGAAGCTCACTCAGCAATATCAGGGATCTGCCTTCTGTCAAAAACCGTGCCTTCCCAACAAGCTCGTGACGGAGTTGGAGAAGCTCTCGGAGCTCGTGGAATCGTGA
- a CDS encoding DUF1304 domain-containing protein produces the protein MIANILAALIAALHIYILVLEMFLWDKPAGRRAFGLSPDFAKATKALAANQGLYNGFLAAGLIFGLIHGDEGRTFVIFFLTCVLVAGIFGGLTASRKIIFIQALPALLALIAAFIGV, from the coding sequence TTGATTGCAAATATTCTGGCGGCGCTGATTGCGGCGCTTCACATCTATATTCTTGTCCTGGAAATGTTTCTCTGGGACAAGCCAGCAGGCCGACGCGCATTCGGTCTGTCACCGGATTTTGCCAAGGCCACAAAGGCGCTTGCGGCCAATCAGGGGCTTTATAACGGTTTTTTGGCCGCGGGCCTGATTTTCGGATTGATCCACGGCGACGAAGGCCGGACTTTCGTGATCTTCTTCCTCACCTGCGTTCTGGTGGCGGGGATATTCGGCGGGCTGACGGCCAGCCGCAAGATCATCTTCATTCAGGCACTGCCAGCACTTCTGGCGCTCATCGCAGCTTTTATAGGGGTATGA
- a CDS encoding zinc-binding dehydrogenase, whose amino-acid sequence MRSAMHDVFGEPEKVLKLADAPVPEPGEGQLRIRTILSPIHNHDLWTVRGNYGYKPPLPGAIGGSEAVGVVDAIGQGADEALLGKRVAVAGVHGSWAEYFLAPAAAVVPVPDSIKDEAAAQLIAMPFSAITLLEFLGVEEGDWIIQNTANGAVGKAVAMLAQARGINAINLVRRDAGVQELAELNIKNGISTAEAGWQDKVKGMTGGAPIRAGVDSIGGSSANDIAELLGDDALLVSFGSMTGEPMQISSGPVIFKQLTIKGFWGSKVIGSLSAEDRRRLMGELIELVAKGKILLPVESTFELAEISDAVKASLAAGKAGKVLLRP is encoded by the coding sequence ATGCGAAGCGCCATGCACGATGTCTTTGGTGAACCGGAGAAGGTTCTCAAACTTGCCGATGCGCCAGTGCCAGAACCGGGCGAGGGGCAGTTGCGCATCCGAACCATCCTTTCGCCAATTCATAATCACGACCTTTGGACCGTTCGCGGCAATTACGGCTACAAACCGCCTCTGCCGGGGGCAATCGGCGGCAGCGAAGCGGTTGGCGTTGTCGATGCAATCGGGCAGGGTGCCGATGAAGCGCTTCTGGGCAAACGCGTTGCTGTCGCTGGCGTCCATGGCAGCTGGGCGGAATATTTTCTGGCACCTGCTGCAGCAGTCGTGCCGGTTCCCGACAGCATAAAGGATGAGGCAGCAGCGCAGCTGATCGCGATGCCATTCAGCGCCATAACTCTGCTGGAGTTCCTCGGTGTCGAGGAGGGCGACTGGATTATCCAGAACACTGCCAATGGTGCCGTCGGCAAGGCGGTGGCGATGCTCGCGCAGGCGCGCGGTATCAACGCCATCAACCTCGTTCGCCGGGATGCGGGCGTTCAGGAACTGGCGGAGCTCAACATCAAAAACGGCATCTCGACTGCGGAAGCTGGCTGGCAGGATAAGGTGAAGGGGATGACAGGCGGCGCACCCATCCGTGCGGGCGTTGATTCGATTGGCGGCTCCTCGGCCAACGATATCGCAGAATTGCTGGGCGACGACGCGCTGCTCGTATCCTTCGGATCGATGACCGGCGAACCCATGCAGATTTCCTCAGGGCCGGTCATCTTCAAGCAACTGACGATCAAAGGCTTTTGGGGCAGCAAGGTCATCGGATCGCTGAGCGCTGAAGATCGGCGCAGATTGATGGGCGAGCTCATAGAACTGGTGGCGAAGGGCAAGATTCTGCTTCCAGTCGAAAGCACGTTCGAGCTCGCAGAAATTTCCGACGCCGTGAAAGCTTCGCTAGCCGCAGGCAAGGCAGGCAAGGTATTGCTACGTCCTTGA
- a CDS encoding D-alanyl-D-alanine carboxypeptidase family protein, whose translation MRLKSSTVLKKISEALGRAAVATSFVKALLFVAAVTTTTVSTVQVAKADPKYAGIVIDAKTGKVLYGEDPDGLRYPASLTKMMTLYLTFEALNAGRFTLDSKVPVSANAAKEPPSKLGVRAGGSITVEQAILALVTRSANDMATALGEYIGGSEDRFARMMTAKARALGMTRTTYRNANGLPNTAQMTTARDQARLGIALRQHFPQYYGYFNTRTFTFGKQVIGNHNRLVGTVKGVDGIKTGYTRAAGSNLATSAQLDGRSIVAVVLGGRSSAARDATMRKLVAEYLPKASRGGNSNLIAATPSAPIEEPVAVVAAAPSSGLPHAGPVPQARYADETPVSAFAPAPANAAVAAMDVATRPKAPARPVPPVEMKPDRSVVTNSTKVDNIVTASTAPVSPSASSGTGWVIQIGASPDENSARNLLQTAQDKGGNVLRTAKPFTVAFTKDGAQMYRARFGGFDGQNDAVNACNALKKKGVSCWASLQ comes from the coding sequence ATGCGATTAAAGAGTTCAACTGTGTTGAAAAAAATATCTGAGGCACTAGGGCGCGCGGCGGTCGCGACCTCTTTTGTAAAGGCTCTGTTGTTTGTAGCAGCGGTGACGACGACGACCGTCTCCACTGTTCAGGTGGCAAAAGCCGACCCGAAATATGCCGGTATCGTTATCGATGCGAAGACCGGCAAGGTGCTTTACGGCGAGGATCCGGATGGTTTGCGCTATCCGGCTTCTCTGACGAAGATGATGACCCTTTACCTCACCTTCGAAGCTCTCAATGCCGGTCGTTTCACTCTTGATTCCAAGGTTCCCGTTTCGGCAAATGCCGCGAAGGAACCTCCATCCAAGCTCGGCGTTCGCGCTGGCGGCTCCATTACTGTCGAGCAAGCTATTCTTGCGCTGGTCACTCGTTCTGCAAACGACATGGCGACGGCTCTCGGCGAATATATCGGCGGCTCTGAAGATCGTTTCGCTCGGATGATGACTGCGAAGGCTCGTGCGCTGGGCATGACGCGCACCACCTATCGCAACGCGAACGGCCTGCCGAACACGGCACAGATGACGACTGCACGCGACCAGGCACGCCTCGGCATCGCGCTTCGTCAGCACTTCCCGCAATATTACGGCTACTTCAACACCCGCACCTTTACTTTCGGCAAGCAGGTGATCGGCAATCATAACCGCCTCGTCGGTACGGTTAAGGGTGTGGACGGTATCAAGACCGGCTACACGCGCGCCGCTGGCAGCAACCTTGCCACATCTGCGCAACTCGATGGTCGCTCCATCGTCGCCGTCGTTCTCGGCGGTCGCTCGAGTGCTGCTCGCGACGCGACCATGCGCAAGCTTGTTGCAGAGTATCTGCCGAAGGCATCGCGTGGCGGCAACAGCAACCTCATTGCTGCAACGCCGTCCGCACCTATCGAAGAGCCTGTAGCAGTTGTCGCTGCCGCTCCTTCTTCCGGTCTTCCTCACGCTGGCCCTGTTCCGCAGGCGCGCTATGCGGATGAAACCCCGGTTTCCGCCTTCGCTCCGGCTCCCGCCAATGCTGCCGTTGCAGCCATGGATGTGGCAACGCGTCCGAAGGCACCGGCAAGACCTGTTCCTCCTGTCGAGATGAAGCCAGATCGTTCGGTCGTCACCAACTCCACAAAGGTCGACAACATCGTCACGGCGTCCACCGCACCTGTATCCCCCTCTGCCTCTTCCGGCACGGGCTGGGTCATCCAGATCGGTGCATCTCCTGATGAGAATTCCGCGCGCAATCTGCTTCAGACGGCGCAGGACAAGGGCGGCAATGTATTGCGTACCGCCAAGCCATTCACCGTTGCCTTCACCAAGGACGGCGCACAGATGTACCGCGCACGCTTCGGCGGCTTTGACGGACAGAATGATGCGGTAAACGCTTGCAACGCTCTCAAGAAGAAAGGTGTCAGCTGCTGGGCATCGCTCCAGTAG